A section of the Pseudanabaena mucicola str. Chao 1806 genome encodes:
- a CDS encoding YheT family hydrolase: protein MLYTPPWHLTNGLMMTLYVALRVSQKWENFTVEPEPIYQEHIFIGANGVPIFGKYAIPANAKGTIVGTYGITGDLDNQWFLKILGRKAFAKGYAVVLFDWRAHGKTAELSPTLTSDGIYEGEDFIHIADTAKKIGCPSPFWLTGYSLGGQLALWGINAGETISNWGSDLAITSTDIAGVAVICPSVDSNRSLTYLVKDELGRFLEKAIARELKKLARGMAKMHPKAIDRKAVERANSIWGFDHELTIAKLGFSTVEEYYDASCPLYFMPHIQKPTFILYAQDDPMFDPSIVADLEKIAQSNPAIKLMVTKYGGHVGYVSSKKCQHQYGDHDRWWAWNRFFEWIESS from the coding sequence ATGCTCTACACCCCCCCTTGGCATCTGACTAACGGCTTGATGATGACTCTATATGTAGCTTTAAGAGTCAGCCAAAAGTGGGAAAACTTTACAGTTGAACCAGAACCTATTTATCAAGAGCATATTTTTATAGGTGCAAATGGAGTTCCCATTTTTGGTAAATATGCAATTCCCGCCAATGCGAAAGGAACTATAGTAGGAACCTATGGCATTACAGGCGATCTCGATAATCAATGGTTTCTCAAAATTCTCGGTCGCAAGGCTTTTGCCAAAGGATATGCCGTAGTTTTATTTGATTGGCGTGCCCATGGCAAAACCGCCGAGCTTTCTCCAACATTGACATCGGATGGAATCTATGAAGGTGAAGATTTTATTCATATTGCTGATACTGCAAAAAAAATAGGATGTCCTTCACCTTTTTGGCTAACAGGATATTCGCTCGGTGGACAATTAGCGCTATGGGGAATTAATGCTGGTGAGACAATCTCTAATTGGGGTAGTGATTTGGCAATTACCTCTACGGATATTGCAGGTGTTGCAGTAATTTGTCCTAGTGTGGACTCTAATCGATCGCTTACTTATTTGGTAAAAGATGAATTAGGGAGATTCTTAGAAAAAGCGATCGCTCGTGAACTAAAGAAATTAGCAAGAGGTATGGCTAAAATGCATCCTAAAGCAATTGATCGAAAGGCAGTAGAGAGAGCTAATAGTATTTGGGGATTTGATCACGAGTTGACCATTGCCAAGTTAGGATTTTCCACTGTCGAGGAATATTACGATGCTAGTTGTCCTTTGTATTTTATGCCACACATACAAAAGCCAACATTCATTCTCTATGCCCAAGACGATCCGATGTTTGACCCATCAATTGTGGCTGACTTAGAAAAAATTGCTCAATCTAACCCTGCGATAAAACTGATGGTCACCAAATATGGAGGGCATGTTGGTTATGTAAGTAGCAAAAAATGTCAACATCAATATGGCGATCATGATCGTTGGTGGGCATGGAACCGCTTCTTTGAATGGATTGAATCTTCATAA
- a CDS encoding ribonuclease D has product MKMPAFKIFDNDIDFETLQEYLSCEAIAVDTETMGLIPRRDRLCLIQICNDAEIVSLVRIGLGIKESPNLKYLMESPEITKVFHFARFDVAMMEAHLGIATHPIFCTKIASKLARTYTDKHGLKELVRELEKVELDKTSQSSDWGNVQALSEDQLKYAANDVCYLLPVYRKLIDMLMRENRYELAKACFAHIPTIVYLDLLGYADVFAH; this is encoded by the coding sequence ATTAAGATGCCAGCTTTTAAAATTTTTGATAATGATATTGATTTTGAAACCCTACAAGAATACCTCAGTTGTGAAGCGATCGCAGTTGATACGGAGACGATGGGTTTAATTCCTAGGCGAGATCGCCTCTGTTTAATCCAAATTTGTAATGATGCTGAAATTGTGAGCTTGGTCAGAATTGGGCTAGGCATCAAAGAATCCCCCAACCTGAAGTACTTAATGGAATCACCTGAGATAACTAAGGTGTTTCACTTTGCCAGATTTGATGTCGCCATGATGGAAGCCCATCTGGGAATTGCCACCCATCCGATTTTCTGTACGAAAATTGCGAGCAAATTAGCAAGAACATACACTGACAAACATGGACTAAAGGAACTTGTTCGCGAATTAGAAAAGGTAGAACTTGATAAAACCTCTCAATCATCGGACTGGGGTAATGTACAAGCACTATCTGAGGATCAATTGAAGTACGCAGCTAATGATGTTTGCTATCTTTTGCCTGTATATCGCAAACTGATCGATATGTTAATGCGTGAAAATCGCTACGAATTAGCCAAGGCTTGCTTTGCTCATATTCCTACAATCGTATATTTAGACTTGCTCGGCTATGCAGATGTGTTTGCCCATTAA
- the asnS gene encoding asparagine--tRNA ligase: MTSARIIDLLRGGQINGSYTIRGWVRTKREGKGISFLELNDGSSLQGLQIVLPQTIDGYETQIKQITTGASIEISGTLVESMGKGQRVEMQATAITIFGTADPETYPLQKKRHSIEFLRTIAHLRPRTNIFGAVFRVRNACAFAIHKFFQERGFLWVHTPIVTASDCEGAGEMFGVTTFDLNKLATSGKPVDFSQDFFGKPAFLTVSGQLEAEIMAMAFSNVYTFGPTFRAENSNTSRHLAEFWMIEPEVAFCDLEGDADLAEDFLKYIFNYVLKTCPEDMEFFQERVNNQVMANARKIVDEKFERITYTEAIAILEKSSKTFEFPVSWGLDLQSEHERFLAEEHFQKPVIVMDYPLGIKAFYMRVNDESSSDRQTVRAMDILAPGVGEIIGGSQREERIEVLEARIRSVGLNPEDYWWYLDLRRYGTVPHAGFGLGFERLVQFITGMGNIRDVIPFPRFPQSAEF, translated from the coding sequence ATGACATCTGCAAGAATTATTGACCTGTTACGTGGTGGTCAGATTAATGGCTCCTACACAATTCGTGGTTGGGTGAGGACTAAGCGAGAAGGTAAGGGAATATCCTTCTTGGAGTTAAATGATGGCTCATCGCTACAAGGGCTACAAATTGTCTTACCTCAAACAATTGATGGCTATGAGACGCAAATTAAACAAATAACTACAGGTGCATCCATTGAGATATCGGGGACTCTTGTGGAGTCTATGGGAAAAGGTCAAAGGGTGGAAATGCAGGCTACAGCGATCACTATATTTGGTACTGCCGATCCTGAAACTTATCCTTTGCAAAAAAAACGTCACTCGATTGAATTTTTACGGACGATCGCCCATTTACGACCACGTACCAATATATTTGGGGCAGTGTTTCGGGTCAGAAATGCCTGTGCTTTTGCCATCCATAAATTTTTCCAAGAGCGTGGTTTTTTGTGGGTGCATACACCAATTGTGACTGCGAGCGACTGTGAAGGTGCTGGTGAAATGTTTGGTGTGACTACTTTTGACTTAAATAAATTGGCGACATCTGGCAAGCCTGTGGATTTTTCGCAAGACTTTTTTGGTAAGCCTGCCTTCTTGACTGTCAGTGGTCAGCTAGAGGCAGAAATCATGGCTATGGCATTTTCCAATGTCTATACTTTTGGTCCCACCTTCCGTGCTGAAAACTCGAATACATCGCGTCACCTTGCTGAATTTTGGATGATTGAGCCAGAAGTTGCCTTTTGCGATCTTGAAGGCGATGCCGATCTTGCCGAGGATTTCCTCAAGTATATTTTTAATTATGTTTTGAAAACTTGCCCCGAAGATATGGAGTTTTTCCAAGAGCGGGTAAATAATCAGGTGATGGCAAATGCTCGCAAGATCGTCGATGAAAAGTTTGAGCGGATTACTTACACTGAAGCGATCGCGATTCTCGAAAAAAGCAGCAAAACTTTTGAGTTTCCTGTGTCGTGGGGCTTGGACTTACAATCGGAGCATGAACGATTTCTGGCGGAGGAGCATTTCCAAAAGCCCGTCATTGTAATGGATTATCCCTTGGGCATCAAGGCATTTTATATGCGTGTAAATGATGAATCGTCAAGCGATCGCCAAACCGTAAGAGCTATGGATATTCTTGCGCCTGGGGTTGGTGAGATCATTGGTGGTTCGCAGCGTGAGGAGCGCATTGAAGTTTTGGAAGCCAGAATTCGCAGTGTGGGACTCAATCCTGAGGATTACTGGTGGTATCTTGATTTACGTCGTTATGGCACTGTTCCACACGCTGGATTTGGCTTAGGTTTTGAGCGTTTAGTACAGTTCATTACAGGTATGGGCAATATCCGTGATGTAATTCCATTTCCACGTTTTCCCCAAAGTGCAGAATTTTAA
- the guaD gene encoding guanine deaminase, whose protein sequence is MQNQIIKGFRASFLDVIADPFYAPEASCIRYFPDGLLVLEQGKVKELGNYADLQDKYRDLPITNYPGRLIVSGFIDTHIHFPQTEMIACYGEQLLEWLSTYTFPTERKFADRNYAAKIASIFLDELLRNGTTTALVFTTVFPQSTDAFFEKAQQRNLRMIAGKVMMDRHAPDFLIDTAESSYIETKQLIEKWHKCDRLLYAVTPRFAVTSSPEQLSNVCKLLTEFPDLYLHTHLSENVKEVAYVAEVFPESAGYLDVYDQAGLVGERSVFAHGVQLTDQEFGRLSEAKAAIAFCPTSNMFLGSGLFKIEKAKSQETPVKVGLGTDVGAGTSFSILKTTCAAYQVAQLRSQKLSPFKALFLATLGGAIALCLEDKLGNFEVGKEADFVVLNLRSTPIMALRNKPFDLENPLTLSEISDQLFATLIMGDDRAIAATYIMGELVHQK, encoded by the coding sequence ATGCAAAATCAAATCATCAAAGGATTTCGAGCTAGTTTTTTAGATGTGATCGCCGATCCATTTTATGCCCCAGAAGCTAGTTGTATTCGATATTTTCCTGATGGTTTGTTAGTACTCGAACAGGGCAAGGTTAAGGAGTTAGGGAATTATGCAGATCTCCAAGATAAATATAGAGATCTGCCTATTACTAACTATCCTGGTCGCCTGATCGTTTCTGGATTTATCGATACGCATATTCATTTTCCTCAAACAGAAATGATTGCTTGCTATGGTGAGCAGTTGTTGGAATGGTTAAGTACCTATACTTTTCCGACTGAACGCAAATTTGCTGATCGCAATTATGCTGCGAAAATTGCCTCGATATTTTTGGATGAGTTATTGCGAAATGGCACAACTACGGCTCTAGTCTTTACAACTGTATTTCCACAATCGACGGATGCTTTTTTTGAAAAAGCACAGCAACGTAATTTACGAATGATTGCGGGGAAAGTGATGATGGATCGCCATGCCCCAGACTTTTTGATCGATACTGCCGAGTCATCTTACATAGAAACAAAGCAGTTAATCGAGAAATGGCATAAATGCGATCGCTTACTCTATGCAGTCACCCCTCGTTTTGCCGTAACGTCATCCCCAGAGCAGTTAAGTAATGTCTGCAAACTATTGACTGAGTTTCCTGATCTGTATTTGCATACGCATCTATCAGAAAATGTCAAAGAAGTTGCTTATGTTGCGGAAGTTTTTCCTGAGAGTGCTGGTTATTTAGATGTTTATGATCAAGCGGGTTTGGTTGGAGAAAGATCGGTTTTTGCTCATGGGGTACAGCTTACTGATCAGGAATTCGGGAGACTATCTGAGGCAAAAGCAGCGATTGCTTTTTGCCCAACTTCAAATATGTTTTTGGGAAGTGGGCTTTTTAAAATTGAAAAGGCAAAGTCACAAGAAACTCCTGTAAAAGTAGGGCTAGGTACTGATGTGGGGGCTGGAACAAGTTTTTCAATTTTAAAGACTACTTGCGCCGCCTATCAAGTTGCTCAGTTGCGATCGCAAAAATTATCCCCATTCAAAGCTTTATTTCTTGCTACATTGGGCGGCGCAATAGCCTTATGCCTTGAAGATAAGTTAGGAAATTTCGAGGTTGGGAAGGAAGCTGATTTTGTAGTACTGAATCTTCGCTCGACACCAATTATGGCTTTGAGAAACAAACCATTCGATCTAGAGAATCCGCTCACCCTCTCAGAAATATCTGATCAGTTATTTGCCACGCTGATTATGGGGGATGATCGGGCGATCGCTGCCACCTACATTATGGGTGAATTAGTCCACCAAAAATAA